The proteins below come from a single Cannabis sativa cultivar Pink pepper isolate KNU-18-1 chromosome 3, ASM2916894v1, whole genome shotgun sequence genomic window:
- the LOC115711439 gene encoding uncharacterized protein LOC115711439: MAGNGLPSLGRVKLTDLVPDEGLPSDSYKLSVSTLSQSLAQYSAAIIQFPMSDGALLRAALDSARLYFHQKPSYPSADMIHTNDPRDWCKTSGYYADPSLWQETYDYRPGVTPPDSNNGMEFSPAGLPDIFALLGKVARVILDAISFFLNLRSSSFSKILDNVPLRPREISSSVLSVCCHARPSFQGAQHHNFATQEDGQLVMFSDHEHQVDKSLISLVKSDKAGLHIKDCQGHWNLVDEVLGPQEAIVYPGLALYHETAGYFNPALHRTDINNLQSNLFGRCSLAFKLMPKSMSSLSCSEMRAAGHGVDAQFQLPVPVDDFMQKAHPTDQLLNRNSVSNFNFNATQEGSTKPTTRRRKNDSRSKPLPPSKRLRLEAQRVLKERVQDIADKKGIKLRFCNLKECENHIHTLDSPCANIRMEIGWPPGVPFVHPHDLPNKAKMGFLEAYEPGWSATHDMELSLTEPGQASQHTAN; the protein is encoded by the exons ATGGCAGGTAATGGCCTGCCATCACTGGGTCGAGTAAAGTTAACTGATTTAGTACCTGATGAAGGCCTTCCATCTGATTCTTACAAGCTATCAGTTTCAACGTTATCTCAGTCACTAGCTCAATATTCTGCTGCCATTATTCAGTTTCCAATGAGTGATGGAGCTCTTCTGAGAGCTGCTTTAGACTCTGCTCGTCTATACTTCCATCAAAAACCGTCGTACCCGTCTGCAGATATGATTCATACGAATGACCCTCGTGATTGGTGCAAGACATCTGGTTATTATGCAGATCCTTCACTTTGGCAAGAAACCTATGATTATAGACCTGGAGTTACTCCTCCAGATTCTAACAATGGGATGGAATTTTCTCCAGCAGGTTTACCAGATATATTTGCCCTGCTTGGAAAGGTTGCTAGGGTTATACTAGATGCCATTAGCTTTTTTCTGAACTTACGAAGCTCGTCCTTCTCTAAAATACTTGATAATGTTCCCTTGAGACCTCGTGAGATATCATCATCAGTGCTATCTGTCTGCTGTCATGCGAGACCATCATTCCAGGGAGCTCAACACCATAATTTTGCAACCCAAGAGGATGGCCAACTGGTAATGTTTTCTGACCACGAGCATCAAGTTGACAAAAGCTTGATATCTCTAGTAAAGTCAGATAAGGCTGGTTTACACATAAAAGATTGTCAAGGTCATTGGAATCTCGTGGATGAAGTTCTTGGTCCTCAGGAGGCTATCGTTTATCCTGGACTTGCACTTTATCACGAAACTGCAGGATATTTCAACCCTGCACTGCACAGAACAGATATTAATAATCTCCAAAGTAACCTATTTGGCCGATGCTCTTTAGCTTTCAAACTCATGCCTAAATCTATGAGTAGTCTCAGCTGTTCAGAAATGAGGGCCGCTGGTCACGGGGTAGATGCTCAGTTCCAACTTCCAGTACCAGTTGATGACTTTATGCAGAAAGCTCACCCAACTGATCAACTTTTAAACAGGAACAGTGTCTCGAATTTCAATTTTAATGCCACCCAAGAGG GATCCACGAAGCCTACGACAAGGAGGAGGAAGAATGATTCAAGATCTAAACCTCTTCCACCTTCAAAAAGATTACGCCTTGAAGCCCAGAGAGTTCTAAAGGAAAGGGTTCAGGACATTGCAGATAAGAAGGGGATCAAGCTGAGGTTTTGCAACCTGAAAGAGTGTGAGAATCACATTCACACGCTTGATAGCCCGTGTGCCAATATAAGAATGGAAATAGGGTGGCCACCTGGAGTTCCATTTGTTCATCCCCATGATCTACCAAACAAGGCAAAGATGGGTTTTCTCGAAGCATATGAACCTGGTTGGTCAGCAACTCATGATATGGAGTTAAGTCTAACAGAACCTGGACAAGCCAGTCAACACACAGCTAACT GA
- the LOC115711529 gene encoding protein Iojap, chloroplastic, whose protein sequence is MAVSLTFSLAGTGAGSRLNGEFWQVGFVEPKLTHTHNKLSSTSRFSLCNYFWQPNNLIFNSTRFSTSISATGKESEDSFIQNASEDTDEMFDKLFDRYGKVVFRRTDKKAPSAEVDDDAESLSFAVAMAKVASEVKAGDIKVLFVKPLVYWTRFFIITTAFSRPQINAIASKIRDLAEKKYGRVPTGDTKPNSWTLLDYGDVVIHIFLPPQRDFYNLEEFYANATPIELPFENERPPFQG, encoded by the exons ATGGCAGTGTCACTAACCTTCTCTCTCGCCGGCACCGGCGCTGGAAGCCGACTGAACGGAGAATTCTGGCAAGTGGGTTTCGTTGAACCGAAGCTTACTCACACTCACAACAAACTTTCTTCTACTTCCCGTTTCTCTCTTTGCAATTACTTTTGGCAACCCAacaatttgatttttaattcCACCAGATTTTCTACTTCGATTTCGGCTACTGGGAAAGAGTCTGAAGATAGCTTTATTCAG AATGCAAGTGAAGATACAGATGAAATGTTTGATAAATTGTTTGATAGATATGGGAAAGTTGTATTTAGAAGAACTGACAAAAAGGCTCCTAGTGCAGAAGTTGATGATGATGCTGAAAGCTTATCCT TTGCCGTGGCTATGGCCAAGGTTGCAAGTGAGGTAAAAGCTGGAGATATAAAGGTCCTTTTTGTGAAGCCTTTAGTGTATTGGACTCGATTTTTTATCATCACCACAGCATTTTCTCGTCCTCAAATTAATGCCATTGC GTCCAAGATAAGAGATTTGGCTGAGAAGAAGTATGGGAGAGTGCCAACAGGTGACACAAAACCCAATTCATGGACCCTTTTGGATTATG GTGATGTAGTCATCCATATATTTCTTCCTCCACAAAGAGATTTTTACAACTTAGAAGAGTTCTACGCCAATGCTACTCCTATCGAGTTGCCTTTTGAAAATGAACGACCGCCATTCCAAGGCTGA